The DNA segment CGGGTGGTCAACCCCACCCAATACAGGGCGGGGATACTAAATTCACACTTTCCCCCCAAACCGCTCAAGCATAGGAACAACCCCATCTCGCGACTGCCTCGCCGTATCGTAACCCGGAAAAATCTTATATAATTTTAAATAAAATTGTTTTTCGACGCGTTTGGTACCAGCACTTGTGCGTTCCAGAATATCCTTTGTGTAAAAATGAAATTCAAAAAAACCAATTTTAAATTTTCCATCTACGCTCAGTCTACCACCTAACCGTAATCTTAATGGTGTTTCTATGTTGATACTCGGATACATAGGAAATCCATCTTCAAAATCTGATTTTGTGATCTGAATGGTTTCTTTCATATCCATTTCCAGAAAATCTTTTTGATTTGGCAGTTGGCACAAAACTTTTCCTTCACGGCGAAATTCTATCTGGTAGGACAAATACTCTGAATTTTCAACATCAATGGGAAAAACATCAATTCTGAGGTGGTGATCTAAAATTTCAGTCGAATGGGTGATGATATTTCCTTCTCTTTGTCCAATCACTATGATTCGATTTCCTTCATTTGGGATTGAATACTTGTAGATCGTTCCCGGTTCCGGTAAATCTCTTCCAGTTACCGTTCGTTCATTGTGAACGGGAGTTTGTGTGATCGTATGGACATCGATGATATTTGGATCTTCCATCTGACTCTCCATGGAACCTTTATCAGTGGATTTTAAACTTTGTTTTAATTTAAAAAGTTCAGAGGATTTAAGTTTTGCCAATGCAAGTTTTTGCATGACAACGATTAGTAGAAGTACGGCAACAAACAAAACCAAAGCAAACACCCATATCTCATAAGTGATCATTTTCTCTTCTAAGATTCGAATTTGTTCTAATGAATATGGTTTCATATCGGTTCTTGTTATGTTTTGATTTTTCTAAAAATCAATCTTACATTGAATATCGACTTCTTTGATTCAGAAAAATACCCTTTGTTAGGAAAAGAGATCGACTCTAGTTATGCACTTCCCTATTTTTTACACTATGTCAGGTATTGTATTCTTCTTATCTCTCCTTTTAACGAGCCTCATTTCGCCAATACTCTCACAAAATCATTGGGATGATTATATCGCTGAAAAAAACATTAAATCCACCTATTACATATTTGGTGACAATGTAAACTTGAGAGAAGCAGATCATCTCAATGCTAAAGTAATCCGAAAACTGCCTCTAGGAACTGTGATTAAGATTCTGACAAAAACGAACCAAATCTTAGAACAGAATTCATTGAAAGAATTTTGGTATAAAGTGCAAGTTGGTGAGGAGACTGGTTATCTTTGGGGAGGCCTTATCTCAGATTATTCATTTCCCCTGAACGACACGATTATCCTTTGTAAAAATCTTGGAACAAAAACTAAAAAATTGGAATTAAAGATCCTCCAAGGATCGAAAATTCTAAGCCAAGGAAGTTTTGAAGTTGGACCATTGAGTAATGAATCATGGGACCATACGATATACAATCCGAGTCTTTTTTCACCTAGCCCGCATACAATATTTGCTATCAAATTTTTAATCTTTTCAGAAATTGAGTATGGTTATTCAAATGAACAAGTATTCACTTTGAACCGAGAATTGAAAATTACACCGCAGTTTTCGTGGAATCCGGGTTCTTGTGATCCACCAGCATGTGCGGAAACATGGTTAGTTTTCCCAAAAGATACCTTACCGGAAGATAAAAAAATGAGTCGAAAAACCCTAAAGGGAAAAGAGAACACAATCATTGAACTTATGCATAGTTTCGATTTAGATGAGACAAACCAACATGATTTTTACCAATCTGAATATGTGTGGAATGGATCTCAGTTTCAGAAAAAGGAAAAATAAACACCAATGAAAAAACAAATCATCTACAGTATTCTTATATTATTTTCTATTCCATGTTTTGCTTGGAATAATCATGCAGGTATTACCTATCTTATATTAAAAGACCATTGGAAAAACCAAAACACTCCAAATGTCAAAGTGGAATCATTAAAATCATTTTTAACAAAAGAAAAAGATTCAATTCAGGAAACACTATCGCTTTCAGAAGATTGGGCTCTCAATCGTTTGCCTCATTTATCTAAAACAAAGGATGAATTGAAATTTTCGCCTAACACAAAAGATGTGGATATCGTAACCAAATTTTACCTTGCACTTCGCGTGAATCCCAAACATAAAGCTGCATTGTACATCCAATCGGTTCCAAGAAAAAATGGAAAAAACTTACCACTGGACGAACTCACAACATTGAATGAAAAGGGAAAACTCGTAAACGAAACGTTTCTCTCACTCAAAGAAGGGCAGATGATTGGTGCCGATGAAGTCATTGTTTCTGCAACAGATGAACCTGATTATGATTTGGACTTATACCTTTTCGAAGATAATGTAAGTGATGTGGGTAAGTTATATGGTTTTGGTTACCAACCATTCGGAAATCCTGCAGTTGAGTTTTCATCCCAAGCACCATTCCACATGGGTTTCTTTTATGAACCAAAAATCATTTTTACTCTAGCTGGATTTTTAAAACGTACATACCCAGAACTTAGAATCCATCAATTTACAGAATTATCAAAATTAGCCTTTAGAAAAGGACATCCCTATTGGGGTTATCGATTTGCAGGTTGGGCATTACATTACATACAAGACCTAACACAACCTTATCACTCATCTGTATTGCCAAGAGTGAGCGCTTCCAAACAAATTGGAGTTCAACTAGTTTCAATCGTTGGTTACCAAACTCCCAAAGACAATATGATTCAATTTGTGTCTGGCCGACATACTTTGATTGAAGAATATCAATACTATCTCATTAAAAATGTAATCTCTTCCAAAAACTGGAAACACCCAGTTGTAACTTCGATTATGAATTTTGGACCGAATGATTTAACAGAATGGAAAAGTTTGGATGATCTCCGTGTGAATGTTTGTAAAGAAGCTTATGATGCAGGTGAACCAACCGACGAACAATTGGAAAACCTAAACATTCCAAAGTATGAAACTTTATATGACGAAAATCATCCCATTCATACGATCTTAGCAACTCTTTTGAGAAATACATCCAAACACACGAGAGCCTATTTGGATTCACTCAATGTGAAACGTTAATCGATAGGTTCGACAGCAAATCTTTCCAGAAGTTCCAAGGGAATGATTTCTAACGCTCGTTTGTGAGTTGACTCTAAAAAAACCTTAGGAGCTACTCCGTTTCGATATGCCTCGAGCCACCTTGAGGCACATAAACACCATCGTTCCCCTGGTTTCACACCAGGGAATTCATATTCAGGCCATGGAGTGATGAGATCATTTCCTGATTCTTTTTGAGAAAGCAAAAAGTCTTCAGTTGCCAATACACAAACGGTATGAGAACCAAAATCCTCATCTGAAGTATTACAACACCCGTCCCTAAAAAATCCAGTCAAAGGATCTGTAGAACAAGGTAAAAGAGGTCCGCCGAGTACATTGAGAGATTCATCCATATTGATACAAAATGTATAGGAATCTATAAGAGACAAGTGAGGAAAGTTGTTTCTCTACACAAGATATGAAAAAAGAAGGGGGTTTGCACCCCCAAAGTACGACCAAAAGGTCTTGGAAAGCCCAAAGCCATACTACTATACATATATTTACTTGTCAAACGATTACGCGCTAACTTGAAAGAAAAATACTTTTTTTTCGACACCATTCACTTTCACAACCATCTTCCATTTTCCTATAAAATTTGGGTGTTTTGGGATTTCGAAATAACGAAATTCGACCGCTCCTTCATTTTGTGAGAACCAATTCATATAATATGGCTCAACTTTATCACCATCAGTTGTTAGTAAAAGTTCGATTTGATTTTTAGTAGGTTTTAAAAATTCCAATTGTAACGCATAACGATCACCCAACCGGAAATTTGTATCATTACATTGAGTTAACAATTCTTTTCCATTGGACTTACATAACAAGATATCTTCTTCCAATAAATCCGTTTTTGGTGGGTCAATCCCTTGCCTAGGTTTCCAATATAAATAAAAAGGAGATAATGTTTCGTGATCGTTATATTGGGTTCTAAACGATGTGGGGAGTGTTATAATTTGAGAATCTTTTGTTGGTTTATGAACTTCAAAATGCAGATGTGGCCCTTGCGAATAACCAGTGTTACCCGAATAACCAATCAATTGTCCTTCTTCCACTTGGTCTCCAATATTTACAGTAACTCCGTCCTTTTTTAAATGAGCATAGTTACCGATAGTCCCATCATCATGTTGGATCATTACATAATTTGCTTTTGACAATAAATCTTTTCTAACTCCTCCTTCTGAATATTTTTTTACAAGAGAAACAACGATTCCTTTTCTTGCTGCATGAATTGGAGTGCCGATCGGCAAAGAAAAATCTAAGGAATACTTTAAATAACCCGAATGAGTGAATCCTCCATTGTATCCTTGTCCGATTCTTGCGCGAATACCACTTGGGAATGGTAAGGAATAAGAATACGCATCATCATGTTTGGCATCCCAATCTCCCATATTGACTGTGATAGAATAGGAATAAAAAAAAGATTTTGTAACATCTACAATCTTTAAGTTTGTTACAAAAACTGGATCGGCACCTCGAAGGACAAAAAATTTGGGGGACACTTGATCCGAACTCATATTTTTGAGTGAAATATTGATTGTGACTGACTTTATTGCTGCAAGGTTCGGATCTTTATTTTTTAAATACAGTTCATAGCCATTTTCAGTTGGAACAAGGATTGTACATGTGCTCTCAACGATACAGGATTCTTCTCCAATCATTTCAGGCGCAGAAACAATCGGTAAGGTAATCAAACAGAATAATAATATTAATTTTTTCACTTTAAACTCGTTATTTGGAATTCCATTTTCTTTTGGGTAATATGGTTCACTGTCACAGTGAGGTTCCATTCACCATCTAAAGGTTCCTGAAATTCTTGGATGGGTATCATAAATGAAGTCCACCAATCTTCTTTTTTAGAATCCCAAGTATATTCGTAAAGTATGTTACTATCTTTTTTACGCAAAAACAATTGAAAAGTATAAAGATCAGGTCTTAAAATTGGAAGCGTTATGAATATTGGTTTCAGTTTCGAAAATATGTTTTGGTTACAAAGGCTAACTTCGTTTGCCTCTGAATTTTCACATAAATAAATTCCATCGGAGTCAACTAACTTCTTTTCAGGAGGGGTTCCAAATTCTCGTCGCCAAACAAGAACTCCTTCAGACAGGATTTCGCCATCCGACATCTGGGTTCTAAATTTTGTTGGAATTGTCTTTTTTCTCAAAGTGTTAGTTGGTTGGTATACTTCAAAATGAAGGTGTGGTCCCTCACTATATCCTGTACTCCCCGCATAACCAAGGAATGTTCCTACATCCACATGTTGTCCTCGTTTCACAACCACACCCATATATCGTAAATGAGCATATTCTGCAATGGTTCCATCATCATGAAGAATCTTTACAAAATTGGCGGATTGTTTGTATTTTGGATCAAATCCTCCTTCATTATTTTTTTCTTCGGTATCAATTACGATTCCTGGTCTTGCAGCCATAATCATATCATCTTCTTTCAGTCCAAAATCAATAGAATACCGATTATCTCCCGAATGGCTTTTTTTCCCATGATAGGCTTGGAAAATTCTAACCTTCAGTTTCGAGTCAAAGGGAAGTTCATAAATATAACCTGAATTATGTGATACATGATAATTCCCCAAAATCCACTTATAGTGTATCTTATAAGAAATCTTCTTTCGTCGGTTAATGGTCTTTAAATGGAATAATTTAATCCTCCTTTTCCCTTTCAAAATTGTGACAAGTGGCAAAGGAACCGAACTTTTCATATTTTTGTATAAAGCATTAACAGAAATTGATGTTTCCGTCACGTTTGTTGCAATCTTATTTTGAAAAAAAACATCAACACCATTTCGATTCGGCTCAAAGTCTACGCATACACGATTCATAGAACAATAAGAAAGTGGTTCATTGGCAAATAACAATCCTAAGGGTAACAAAACCACTATTGAAAATAAACCGAATCTCATAATGATGGAATCAGATTATAGAAAAGAACAGTTTCGACAATCTATTTTTCCGAGATAAAAACATAGTTGCATAAAGAATTATTTTTTATGAAAGTCGACAGATGAGTGCAAAGCTTTATACGTTTCCGATCTCTCACTTCTCCGAAAAAGCAAGATGGGGTCTCGACTTAGCAAACTATCCTTATTTGTTAAACCCATTAATTCCTGGCCAACACATCCAAACACTAAAACCGCTTGTGAGTGATTTGTATGTTCCCGTTTTGGAAACTGATTCCGGAATTGTCCAAGGTTCTGGGCATATTTTAGATCTAGTGGAAGAAAAAGCCTTTGGTTCCAAATCTTCTGAAGAAGAAAAACAGATGGAAGAAACGATTGATTCAAAAATTGGGAAAAGCCTACAGACACTCTTATACCATTTTATCCTAGATTATCCGGAAATTGTAGGAAAACTTTTTTTACTCAATCCAGCAAAACTTTCTGATACTGTCTCACCACCCGAACATTTTGAATTGATAGCTTTATCACTAAAACGCAGGTATAAAATTACTCCTAAAAACATTGATGTCGTAAAACTGGCATTAGATGAATGTGCGAAAGAACTAATTGAAATTTATAAAACAAAAAAGTACTTCAATGGAAAATCTTTCGGCAGAGTTGACTTAACAATTGCTAGTTTGATGGGAATGCTCGTGGAACCAAAAGAGTCCCCTGCTTACCCATGGTTTACTTCTATCACAATGCCAGAATCATTCCTCCAATGGAAAAAAGATCTTGGATACGATCTCTTGTTTGATAAAATCAAAGAATTTTACAAAGACTTTCGGATCCAGTCCAAATAACTTGGATTCCCTTTCAGAATAGGCCAACCAACGATGCAGGGTATATCATAAGAATGCAAATCTCTTATCCTCTGTATCAGTGGTTCTGATTTTTCCATGGTAGTTTTCAATAAACAAACTACTTCCGTTGTTTCCTCTAATTGTTCGTTCCAGACATAAATCGATTCCATCTGATCAATGAGATTTGCGCAAGCTGCTAGTTTTTCTGTTACAAGAATCTTTGCCGTCTCTTTTGCTTCCGCTTTTGAGGGAAAAGTGGTATAAACTGTTACATATTCAATTTCAAATTCCATAAATAATATTTCCTACTTGCCCATTCTATCCAATGCTTATGATTTTGCTTTATGAATCTTCGTAATTTCAAATCCACATTACTCATCCTGAGCATTTGTCTCCCACTATTTTCCGAATCATTAAATCCACCTGTCATCACATCAACAAGCCAACTCCAACCCAAAACCAAAAAGTACATCCCAGTATTCGCCATGGATGGAAAACTAAAAACAAGTTGGGTAGAAGGAGCGGAGGGGGAAGGATTAGGCGAATCTCTCCAATTCAAATACAAAACTCCAATCAATTTTAGATCACTTTCCATTTATAATGGGTTTGGTGATCCTAAACTATGGGCTGCCAACAACAGGATCAAAAAATTAAAAGTTACCACGGAAAGTGGCATCGAAGAAGTGGTCACTCTAAAAGACTCACTCTCAAGGCAAGTGGTAGAATTCAAAAACGAAATCCGAGCTAAAGAAATTTCCCTAACAATCCAAGAAGTATACAAAGGAACCAACTCAGAAAACACAGCCATTGCAGAAGTGATGTTTGATTCGGAACAAGCTGGTTCAGCATTAGTTCCACCTAAGAATACTTGGGCAATTGGAAAATGGAAAACGAAATCAAATATTGCAAGGATCCAACTTCATAATGATGGAACTTGTGAAATGGGATATGAAACTGCAAAAATGTTATGTACTTGGACAGAAAAAGGGGACAAAGTCATTGTTAGCCTAGAAGCAACATTACCTCTAACCAATACTGATATTTTGGAAATCAAACGTAGAGGGAATGCCACTGACCCAGTAATTGAAATCAATGGTAAACACGAATTTGTTCTCAACAGAGATGAAGTTTAAACAGATTCTCCCAAACTTCCTTCGGTCCATGTAGACCAAATGGATTCAACCACAGTAGATTCATTTTCTACTGTGGTTTCAAAATACAATACTGCATTTTGGTAGGCTTTTCCAGTTAAATCCCGAACAGGTGTGAGTAGAACCAAATCACAATTTAGATCAGTTTCTAATTTCCTTAGTAGTTCCCATTCCTTAAGTTTTCCTTGTTTCGGATAAGGTAAGACTAGTAGTCCACTAATCATTTCCGATTTCACGTTTCTTTTTTTGCGAACTTCCCATAAAATGCGCCCTATCGAATAACGAAAATTAAATTCTGAAACAGGTTGCACAACAGTAATACCAGCGCCTCTATACAGAAAACCATCAATTGCACAAGGCCCTGTGTATTCACTTGGGATGAGATTCTTCAAGTCTTTTACTAGATCATATACTTTCGGAAGGAACAAGGCTTCATATCCACTATGATTGCCACCAATGTGAATTCCTCTAAATCCACCATCATGATCAATCCACATGTTTGTGGCTGTGAGATAAAAAAACTCACTCTCTTTCACATCCCAAAGTGTGGAAAAATCAAAAAAACGAGAATCTCCCACCCACTCTTCACAAACAATTGGATAACCAAATAAACGTTTGTTTACTTGAGAGAGTTTCCATGAATCAGAAGGTGTTTTGAAGATGATATGATTTCGGCCTGCAAGTCCAAATTCACTTTTTAAAACCACAGGTAATTTTGCCTCTTCTAAATCGGCAAACAAATGTTCTTCGGATGAAATCAATTTGGCAGGAAGTGGGGAGTGGTTTTTGCGAAAGTCAAGTTGGGTGACCTTAGAATTAAGATACCTAACCATTTCCAATTGAATCGGATCAATTACAAGTTCACCATCTTCCCAAAAATGACGCCTACCCCATTCGACAAGTGTTACATCTTGTAACAAAGAGCCAACTAACGTTGGGATACCTGGAGTGAAACCTTTTTCTTTCCAATGTGAATACAATTCATCAGACGGAAGTTCTTCGACAAGGACATAGTCCTCTTCATTTGTGATGGGGAAAAATAGTTTCTCCAAACAACGATTCCTCCTCTTAAGTGAGGAATCTAAATTGAGAGGAGGTGAATGGAGTTTATACTCAAATAATGAGTCTAAGTAGTATAACTTTGGCACCAATCAATAGATACGTCGGATAGCGGTTGCAATCCTTTGCACATTATCTTTTGTTAGGTTAGGATAGATCGGGATACAATGCCCTCTTTGGAATAACCTTTCTGCATTTGGGTATTCTAAATGGTTTTCTTCCAAAACTCGGTGAAGTGGTTCTTCTACTGTCCTTTGAGTTCCAATATGAATTGATTTAAAGTATCTTTGGATTTCTTCATAATTTTGACCAGAGACAACAATCGGAAACCTTTGGAATGTATCTTCGTTTGGATTTTGGAAAAAAGTTTCGAGCCTTGAGTTTTGAACAGCTTGCAAATATGCAGAGGCAATTTTTTTCTTACGTTCTAAAATCACACCAAGTTTTGACAATTGTTCGATTCCAAGAGCAGCTTGGTAATCCACCAAATTATAATCATATTTTGGTTCACCAAAGTTGCGTTTTGCGGTAGTACCAGATTTATAAGATTTCACAACATTCGCCAATTGACTTTCAGCAGTGATGATCATGGCACCATTACCTGTGGTGATAATGTTTTCAGCGCTAAGTCCACAGATGGCAATTTTGGATTGTTTCCCAACTGTGATGGTTTCGGAAGTGGCACCAATGGCTTCGGTGAAGTCTTCAATCACTTCCAATCCATCGATGGAATAATCAGTGATTCGTATAAGGGAACCAAAACTGTGATCAAACAAGGCAAACTTTGCACCAGATTCATTTTTTTTACGTAAAAATTCTTCAGGGCATGGGTGGAAAGAATTACGTTTTAAATCCACTATCACCGGTTTTGCTTGGATTAAAAAAAGCGCATCCAACGCAGAAATAGGTGCATAACTTGATAACAAAACAGAATCACCAGCTTTCACACCTAACCCAAGCAAGGCGAGGTGATAAGCAGAAGTTAAGGAATTAGAGGAAATGGCATATTTGATTTTAAATGTATGGCAAAATGTTTTTTCAAAACGTTCTACAATTTCACCAGTGGAAAGATGTTCTTCCACGAGACATTCTAAAACACCCTTCAGATCTTCTCTTGAAAGGGTAGGTTTGAAGAATTCGATGTTTTTTTCTTTTCGAATCGGTCTTTGTATTGTTTCGGTGCTCATCCAACAGCACTCCTCTTTATTATGTCACTTAAATACTCGATTTACGAATTATGTCACTTCATTTTTCGAAATGCGAACATAATTTTAGAAAATCCAAGGAAAATTGGTTCTGAGTAGAGAAAGTTCCCAAAATATGACCGAAACCATGGACCAAATTTACTCTTTGTGGGCCGACCGACTCCGAAAGAACCAAGGGATCCGATCACTAATGGAAGACTTAGGCAAGACCACTGGCCACCCCAATGAAATCCTCCTAGGTGGGGGTAACCCAGCTCATATCCCAGAAGCTGAAGCGATATTCGAAGAAACGTTTGGCAAATTGGCAAAAGACCCCATCCTTCGTTCCCTTCTCGGAGATTACCAAGCACCGATTGGAAACGACTCCTTTCGCGAATTGGCTGCAGAGTATTTGTCTCCACTCCTCCAATCAAAATTCAAAAAAGAGAACATTGCATTTTTCAATGGAAGCCAAAATACCTATTCCTTCCTTCTAAACCTCCATTCAGGACTTATGGCAGATGGGAGTTTTAAAAAAATACTATTGCCAGTGGTTCCAGAATACATTGGTTATGCGGACCAATCAATTGCGGAGAATGTGTTTTTAGCAAATCCACCAAATGTAGTTTCGACTGGGGAAAACCGTTTCCGATATGAGTTAAACCAATCCACTTTCGATCTAGCGGATGTAGGTGTTTTGGCAATTTCCAGACCAACCAATCCAACAGGGAATGTCCTTTCACTAGAACAATTGGAGTGGATGGAAAAAAGTACCACAAAACAAAACATACCGATTCTCATCGACCTTGCCTACGGAAATCCATTCCCAAATTTAATTGGGAAGGAATCACCCATCCAATACAAAGAAGGACGAACTTTATCCCTAAGTTTTTCCAAAATCGGATTACCTGGAGTCAGGTTTGGAATTGTAGTCTCAAATGAAGAAACAATTGATACCCTCTCCTCTTTTGCTGCTGTGTCAAACCTTGCGGTTGGAAATTTGGGAGTGTATATGATGCAAATCCTTTTCCAAGAAAATTTGTTACCCAAGTTATCAGAAAACATATTACGTCCGTTTTATGAAGCAAAAGCAAAACTCGCGCTCCACTTGTTCACAGAAACATTTAAAAAGATGGGAGTTGAGTATGAAATCCATGATCCAATGGGTGGTTTTTTCCTCTGGATTCGATTTCCATCACTATCCATATCCAATCATGAATTGTATCACCTTTGCAAAGATAAACGGCTCTTCATTGTTTCAGGACATTATTTCTTTCCTGGATTAAACACTGATTTTTCGCATACGAAAGAATGCATACGTTTGACATATTGCCGTAAGGAAGAAGAATTAGCCAGGGGAGCCCAAATCCTTGCAGAAATTGTGGCCTCTCACCAGGCGAATTCCAAATGAGTGAAGATAGTATCGATTTATCAGACACAGTCTTAGAGAATCCCTCATCTAAAGAGGAGAATACTTCTGAGAGACCATCTGCTCAATCTTATATATTTTTGTCTGATTCTGTTGGTAGCCTAACTCCCACAGCACGTTGTATCTTAGATGAATTGAAAGACTGGCACAAACGTGTAGAAAAACATGGGAGTAAAGAGAAACACGCATCGTACCTCATGACAGTGGACAAACTTCCAGAGGCCCTTGGGAAGTACACGAACCTAGGTGCACAAGGTAGATCGGAAAATTCCATCCACCATGCTCTCCGCCAAATTTTAGACATAGACCACCGTGGACAAAATAGAGCCGCTTATGCATACCCATATCTGATTCGTACGGGAAGTAAAATTTCTTCAAAAATTGCCCTCATTGCACCACAAAACGAGAACAAGACGGACACCCAACCATACAGGCAAGCTTGTTTTCGATTCTCACAAGAACTCATCAAAGTTCTATTAGAAAACAGAGCCAAAAAAGGAAGGAACTGGGACGAAGACAATCCAGGTTCACTTCTTTTACAAAAAAACAAAGATGGGAATACTTGGCTTTATCCCAAGTTAGGTTCTCTGGAAGCAGAGATTTCCTCACTTGTTCGTAAAGGATTTGGGAACTTACCATATATCCCGATGCCAGATTTTCTACAAGACTTCACACTGTTTGCGAGAGAACAAAATTTGGCACTTCCTATCTTAACCGATTATCATATTGTGATTGATGAACTGAATATTTTACCTGATGGAAGTTTCAAACGATTACCAGAAGTAGTTAACCAAATCCTTGCACACTTAAATGGATTGGAACATTTTGCAAAGGAACAACTCACAAAACTTGCAAAAGATGCAAAATACGAATCGTTCTTAGCTCAATTTAATGAATACATATCTGTTCCGAAATTTTCTTCTCTAGAAGCAAAGATGAATCCGGAAGAAGAAGTGAAAAAGTTTTTATCCATCATCGAAAACTTTCCTGTCCCTGCAGAAAAAAACAACCGTGCACTTTCCATCAAAGAAACCATAGATCTCAGCATTAAAATTTTAAAACGACTTACGGAAGAAAAAGGATCAGTTTTAACGAGAAAAGATGATAGTATTTATGGCACTGTCAAAAATGCAGTCATCAGTAAAATTCCGGAACATACAAAAAATCATAATACACTATTACGCATCAACTTTGAAGAAGAAGTTGCCAATGCCGGGATCACAGATCCAGATAAAGTGTCTGAATACATCAAACGATTAAAGGACGATGTATTCTCAGAACATTCTTACTATGAAGAAAAAACTCCGGACGGTCGAGTTGTCTATTATGTTGTTGACCATGGTTATATGGCAGCTGTTATCCACAAACTTGCGTTTGAAGGGAGAACCAACCCAGAATACAAAAAACAATTGGGTTATGCCAAAATTATCAATCATAAACTTTCTAATCCCAAACACCCAGGACTCAATAGCAAACTCAAACCCGAGTTAATTGCCAAACTCAATGCGGATGTCAAAAATATGGAAGTGGAGGAATTGGAAAAGGAAAGGTCCAATGAAATTCGTTCACGTTTTAATGTCATTCCAGGGATTTTAACATTCGTTGTGAGTACGATGATTTTTATCACAGGGGCGTATTACTTACGTTCTGCGATGCCAATCTTTTTTGGTGTTCCTTTTTCTGTGGTTCTTGGATTTTTAGCTGCGATTTATTTTAGAGAAAAAACTACAGAAGAAATCCGAGAAGACATTAAAAATTCAGGGAAATTTTCTGGTGTGGGTGACTGGGGAAAACCAAGTTACTCTTCCAGTTCCTCACCAAGTTATGAAGAAGAACAAGAGACTAGCAAAAAAGAAGAAAAACTTTCTCACATTTACAAAGCTGCTGACAATTTTGTTTTTCCAAAACGATTTAATAAAATCACAGACAAAGTGTTAGATCCAAAATCCTTACGATCCCGTATCTACGAAAATTTGGACAATATCAAACGGAACAACATGACCCTCGCCAAAGAAAAAGATGA comes from the Leptospira ellinghausenii genome and includes:
- a CDS encoding DegT/DnrJ/EryC1/StrS family aminotransferase; its protein translation is MSTETIQRPIRKEKNIEFFKPTLSREDLKGVLECLVEEHLSTGEIVERFEKTFCHTFKIKYAISSNSLTSAYHLALLGLGVKAGDSVLLSSYAPISALDALFLIQAKPVIVDLKRNSFHPCPEEFLRKKNESGAKFALFDHSFGSLIRITDYSIDGLEVIEDFTEAIGATSETITVGKQSKIAICGLSAENIITTGNGAMIITAESQLANVVKSYKSGTTAKRNFGEPKYDYNLVDYQAALGIEQLSKLGVILERKKKIASAYLQAVQNSRLETFFQNPNEDTFQRFPIVVSGQNYEEIQRYFKSIHIGTQRTVEEPLHRVLEENHLEYPNAERLFQRGHCIPIYPNLTKDNVQRIATAIRRIY
- a CDS encoding valine--pyruvate transaminase, with the protein product MTETMDQIYSLWADRLRKNQGIRSLMEDLGKTTGHPNEILLGGGNPAHIPEAEAIFEETFGKLAKDPILRSLLGDYQAPIGNDSFRELAAEYLSPLLQSKFKKENIAFFNGSQNTYSFLLNLHSGLMADGSFKKILLPVVPEYIGYADQSIAENVFLANPPNVVSTGENRFRYELNQSTFDLADVGVLAISRPTNPTGNVLSLEQLEWMEKSTTKQNIPILIDLAYGNPFPNLIGKESPIQYKEGRTLSLSFSKIGLPGVRFGIVVSNEETIDTLSSFAAVSNLAVGNLGVYMMQILFQENLLPKLSENILRPFYEAKAKLALHLFTETFKKMGVEYEIHDPMGGFFLWIRFPSLSISNHELYHLCKDKRLFIVSGHYFFPGLNTDFSHTKECIRLTYCRKEEELARGAQILAEIVASHQANSK